The proteins below are encoded in one region of Dasypus novemcinctus isolate mDasNov1 chromosome 13, mDasNov1.1.hap2, whole genome shotgun sequence:
- the LOC111763538 gene encoding LOW QUALITY PROTEIN: SLAM family member 8-like (The sequence of the model RefSeq protein was modified relative to this genomic sequence to represent the inferred CDS: deleted 1 base in 1 codon; substituted 1 base at 1 genomic stop codon), producing MDHALKRRVAMWSLKSLLLWEALLPFAITEAQVQGXVGGSVLLVAECPHRFQVKAIWRSLWPLEELLATFFWGSQETLSHSHFLGRAHLHNNLSLGLQPLVSGDSSNFSVLLVDTGGQAQSQTLQLKVYDAVPRPLAQVFFSVAGDIQPPKTCQVFLSSWAPNSSKVTYSWCQEGTTGFGLKPRGLFMDGQLLGVALGPGDHGMAYYCIVSNPVNWDLVTVTPWESYHCGRVTSRVCMPGKASYKDVLLVVVSVSLLLALAGLFSAWHCGSCSGRRWGPWPGEEARVEPHPKEAAVDLPLLSPCCIS from the exons ATGGACCATGCTCTGAAG AGAAGGGTGGCCATGTGGTCCCTGAAGAGTCTGCTCCTCTGGGAAG CCCTGCTGCCCTTTGCAATTACTGAAGCC CAAGTACAAGGGTAGGTGGGGGGCTCAGTGCTGCTGGTGGCAGAGTGCCCTCACAGATTCCAAGTCAAGGCCATATGGAGGTCTCTCTGGCCTTTGGAGGAGCTTCTGGCTACGTTTTTCTGGGGCTCCCAGGAGACTCTGTCCCACTCCCACTTCCTGGGCCGGGCCCACCTGCACAACAACCTCAGCCTGGGACTCCAGCCACTGGTGTCTGGAGATAGCAGCAACTTCTCTGTGCTACTGGTAGACACGGGAGGCCAAGCTCAGAGTCAGACCCTGCAGCTCAAAGTGTACG aTGCAGTGCCCAGGCCCCTGGCACAAGTGTTCTTCTCTGTAGCAGGGGATATCCAGCCCCCAAAGACTTGCCAAGTCTTCCTGTCCTCCTGGGCCCCCAACAGCAGCAAAGTAACCTACAGCTGGTGTCAGGAGGGGACCACTGGCTTTGGTCTCAAGCCCCGTGGCCTCTTCATGGATGGACAACTGCTTGGGGTAGCACTGGGACCTGGAGACCACGGTATGGCTTATTACTGCATTGTCTCCAACCCTGTCAACTGGGACTTGGTCACAGTCACCCCCTGGGAGAGCTATCACTGTGGGAGAGTTACGTCAAGGGTCTGCA TGCCAGGAAAGGCCTCCTACAAGGACGTGCTGTTGGTGGTGGTGTCGGTGTCACTGCTCCTGGCCCTGGCCGGTCTCTTCTCTGCCTGGCACTGTGGTTCCTGCTCAGGAAGGAGGTGGGGGCCATGGCCTGGGGAGGAGGCCAGGGTTGAGCCTCATCCTAAAGAGGCTGCAGTTGATCTGCCCCTTCTCTCACCCTGCTGCATCTCTTAG